The Oncorhynchus clarkii lewisi isolate Uvic-CL-2024 chromosome 29, UVic_Ocla_1.0, whole genome shotgun sequence genome contains a region encoding:
- the LOC139388561 gene encoding transmembrane protein 203-like: MLFSLQELVQWLGFATFELFLHLGALLVFSVLVALRADLFTPGMSWWLVFVPLFAADGLSTYFTAIVSIRLYQENEKRLAVLRLLWVLMVLGLKLVCEVLLWQKLVEQEQARDLWFGPIVSPLFILLQLLMIRACRIN; encoded by the coding sequence ATGCTGTTCTCCCTACAGGAGCTGGTCCAATGGCTGGGCTTTGCCACGTTCGAGCTCTTCCTCCACCTGGGGGCTCTGCTGGTCTTCAGTGTGCTAGTAGCGCTGCGAGCTGACCTGTTTACCCCTGGCATGAGCTGGTGGCTGGTCTTCGTCCCTCTGTTTGCCGCTGATGGCCTCAGCACCTACTTCACGGCTATTGTATCCATCCGGCTGTACCAGGAGAATGAGAAAAGGCTAGCAGTGCTGAGGCTGCTGTGGGTGCTGATGGTGCTCGGCCTCAAGCTGGTGTGTGAGGTGCTGCTGTGGCAGAAGTTGGTTGAGCAGGAACAGGCACGCGACCTGTGGTTTGGTCCTATAGTCTCACCGCTCTTCATCCTCCTGCAGCTACTGATGATCCGCGCCTGCCGTATCAACTGA
- the LOC139388558 gene encoding delta-aminolevulinic acid dehydratase-like — MQTVDSLLHSGYFHATLRCWQSCSSDLRPENLIYPIFVTDSPDAVEPITSLPGQARYGVNKLEGMLRPLVEKGLKCVLIFGVPAKIAKDERGSGADTGDTPAVLAVKKISSLFPDLLMACDVCLCPYTSHGHCGILREDGTLDNGASCQRLAEVALAYARAGCHIIAPSDMMDGRVGAIKQSLMSNDMGNKVSVLSYSAKFASCYYGPFRDAAQSTPAFGDRRCYQLPPGARGLALRAVDRDVKEGADMLMVKPGLPYLDIVREVKDKHPNHPLAVYNVSGEFAMLWHGAQAGAFDLRTAVLESMTAFRRAGADIIITYYAPQLLTWLKE; from the exons ATGCAGACGGTTGATTCTCTCCTCCACAGTGGCTATTTTCACGCAACACTCAGATGCTGGCAGAGCTGCTCCTCAGACTTGAGACCTGAGAATCTTATTTACCCCATCTTCGTCAc TGACAGTCCTGATGCTGTGGAGCCCATCACTAGTCTACCAGGCCAGGCCAG ATATGGAGTGAATAAACTGGAAGGCATGCTACGCCCCCTTGTGGAGAAAGGCTTGAAGTGTGTGCTGATTTTCGGCGTGCCTGCCAAAATCGCTAAG GATGAGAGGGGTTCGGGTGCAGACACAGGTGATACTCCGGCAGTATTGGCTGTGAAGAAGATAAGCTCTCTGTTCCCTGACCTGCTGATGGCCTGTGACGTCTGCCTCTGTCCCTACACCTCACATGGACACTGTG GAATCTTGCGGGAGGATGGCACTCTGGACAATGGTGCCAGTTGCCAGCGTCTGGCAGAAGTGGCATTGGCTTACGCCCGTGCTG GCTGTCACATCATTGCACCCTCTGATATGATGGATGGGCGAGTGGGAGCCATCAAACAATCACTGATGTCCAATGACATGGGCAACAAG GTTTCAGTACTAAGCTACAGTGCTAAATTTGCCTCCTGTTACTATGGTCCCTTCAG agATGCAGCACAGTCCACACCAGCATTTGGAGACAGGCGTTGTTATCAGCTGCCACCTGGTGCAAGGGGCCTGGCACTGCGAGCTGTG GACAGAGATGTCAAGGAGGGGGCAGATATGCTGATGGTGAAGCCAGGACTGCCCTATCTGGACATAGTGAGGGAGGTCAAAGACAAG CACCCCAATCACCCACTGGCGGTGTATAACGTGTCAGGGGAGTTTGCCATGCTGTGGCATGGAGCTCAGGCTGGAGCCTTTGACCTGCGCACCGCTGTACTGGAGTCTATGACCGCCTTCCGCAGGGCAG GTGCTGACATCATCATCACCTACTACGCACCTCAACTGCTCACCTGGCTGAAAGAGTAA